From one Sardina pilchardus chromosome 6, fSarPil1.1, whole genome shotgun sequence genomic stretch:
- the zdhhc3a gene encoding palmitoyltransferase ZDHHC3-A isoform X2: protein MKSPVHRCRDVERQASNLQLDPCVPPPRLNDRDDTGAMWFVRDACGIVCAVITWFLVFYAEFVVLFVMLIPSKNLTYSIINGVVFNALAFLALASHFRAMCTDPGAVPKGNATKEFIESLQLKPGQVVYKCPKCCSIKPDRAHHCSVCKRCIRKMDHHCPWVNNCVGESNQKYFVLFTMYIALISLHCLMMVAFHFLYCFEDDWTKCSSFSPPATVILLILLCFEGLLFLIFTSVMFGTQVHSICTDETGIEQLKKEERRWAKKTKWMNLKAVFGHPFSIAWLSPFAKPGHGKADPYQYVV, encoded by the exons ATGAAGAGTCCGGTGCACAGGTGCAGGGACGTGGAGCGGCAGGCGAGCAACCTGCAGCTGGATCCGTGCGTCCCGCCACCGCGCCTGAACGACCGCGACGACACCGGTGCCATGTGGTTCGTGCGCGACGCGTGCGGCATCGTGTGCGCCGTCATCACCTGGTTCTTGGTGTTCTACGCGGAGTTCGTGGTGCTCTTCGTCATGCTGATACCCTCCAAAAATCTGACCTACAGCATCATCAACGGGGTGGTTTTCAACGCACTAGCTTTTCTTGCCCTGGCATCACATTTCAGAGCAATGTGCACAGACCCA GGAGCCGTTCCGAAAGGAAATGCCACTAAGGAGTTCATCGAGAGCCTCCAGCTAAAACCCGGTCAGGTGGTTTACAAGTGTCCCAAGTGCTGCAGCATCAAACCTGACCGAGCGCACCACTGCAG TGTCTGCAAAAGGTGCATTCGAAAAATGGATCATCATTGTCCATGGGTCAACAATTGTGTTGGAGAAAGCAACCAGAAGTACTTTGTGCTTTTCACA ATGTACATCGCACTAATCTCTCTCCATTGCTTGATGATGGTTGCCTTCCATTTCCTGTATTGTTTTGAAGATGATTGGACAA aGTGCAGCTCCTTCTCCCCACCAGCAACagtcatcctcctcatcctcctctgctTTGagggcctcctcttcctcatcttcacctCTGTGATGTTTGGCACCCAGGTCCATTCCATCTGCACAGATGAGACG GGCATAGAGCAGttgaaaaaggaagagagaagatgggCTAAAAAAACTAAGTGGATGAACCTGAAGGCGGTATTCGGACACCCCTTCTCGATAGCATGGCTTAGCCCGTTTGCCAAGCCTGGCCACGGGAAAGCTGACCCGTACCAGTATGTGGTCTGA